Proteins encoded by one window of Venturia canescens isolate UGA chromosome 2, ASM1945775v1, whole genome shotgun sequence:
- the LOC122406554 gene encoding uncharacterized protein → MFKDSGRVCPFSENTTIASACFQIFRKNFLKPNTIGIIPTGGYRWAHNQSKKAVSWLVWMEHSLNRRIIHAGRSREFKLPQNLLVDGYYETPDSAHVLQFHGCYWHGCLSCFTVNRDRVQGDGDTLNERLERTNAISQRIRSSGYTLTEIWECAYDRMIKTDLEMSAFVSDHPLVRAEPLNPRDAFFGGRTENMVTLYDVKDGEQIRYVDVCSLYPYICKYGKYPVGHPTVYVGDECRELTGPENNISLSRVEGLVKCTVLPPQNLYHPVLPVRMHQRLLFGLCRSCCETMNQDACPHEDPAERVFSGTWVVDELRKAIACGYKILTVSEIWQYNITQYNRDTQKGGLFTGYINTFLKIKQEASGWPEGYADDEAAQERYITAFKTAEGVQLERGAVAKNPGLRSVAKLCLNSFWGKFGQRENLPQTEIVSTREKLMELLNSPEHEITGMLPVNNQVLYVNYTKTSDAVIPSNIANTVIAAYTTAQARLKLYTYVEPLGKRALYCDTDSVIYVTRKEPGEYEPPTGQLLGDLTDELSSYGEGSYIKSFISGGPKFYSFIVNTPSGAESEVCKVKGITLNYANSSLINYESIRSFIIGERENPVVLQFDSIRRTPFHQVVTRPEKKSCMPLSVKRRRDGEYGSLPYGYK, encoded by the coding sequence ATGTTCAAGGACAGCGGACGCGTTTGCCCGTTTAGCGAAAACACAACAATCGCGTCCGCCTGCtttcaaatctttcgaaaaaattttttaaaacctaaCACGATCGGTATTATACCTACGGGCGGTTACAGATGGGCTCACAATCAGTCAAAAAAAGCGGTCTCTTGGCTCGTGTGGATGGAGCATTCTTTAAATCGTCGTATCATTCACGCAGGACGCTCGCGCGAGTTTAAAttgcctcaaaatttattagtagACGGCTACTACGAAACACCTGATTCAGCCCACGTGTTACAGTTTCACGGTTGCTATTGGCACGGGTGTTTGAGCTGTTTCACTGTAAACAGAGACCGTGTACAAGGCGACGGTGATACACTGAACGAGCGTCTCGAGAGAACAAACGCTATATCGCAGAGAATCCGCTCAAGCGGCTACACGTTAACCGAGATTTGGGAATGCGCGTATGACCGGATGATAAAAACAGATTTAGAGATGAGCGCTTTTGTGAGTGATCACCCTCTGGTTCGAGCGGAGCCTCTCAATCCTCGCGATGCTTTTTTCGGTGGTCGCACGGAAAACATGGTCACTCTGTACGACGTGAAAGACGGGGAGCAGATACGATATGTTGACGTTTGCTCTTTGTACCCATACATCTGCAAGTACGGCAAATATCCGGTGGGCCATCCAACGGTATACGTCGGCGACGAGTGCAGGGAGCTGACAGGTCCCGAAAATAATATCAGTCTTTCCCGCGTCGAGGGCCTTGTTAAATGTACAGTGCTTCCACCGCAAAATCTTTATCATCCGGTGCTGCCGGTGCGAATGCATCAGCGCCTGTTATTCGGGTTATGTCGTAGCTGCTGCGAAACAATGAACCAGGACGCGTGTCCTCATGAAGACCCCGCGGAGCGTGTGTTTAGCGGTACTTGGGTAGTGGATGAATTGCGAAAAGCTATTGCGTGCgggtataaaatattaaccGTGAGCGAGATTTGGCAGTATAATATAACGCAGTACAACCGCGATACACAAAAGGGGGGCCTTTTCACCGGGTACATAAACACTTTTcttaaaatcaaacaagagGCTAGCGGTTGGCCCGAGGGTTATGCAGATGACGAGGCTGCCCAAGAGCGTTATATAACTGCTTTTAAGACAGCCGAAGGGGTTCAGCTGGAGCGGGGTGCGGTAGCGAAAAACCCGGGGCTGCGCTCGGTAGCCAAACTTTGTCTTAACTCCTTTTGGGGTAAATTTGGACAACGCGAAAATTTACCGCAAACAGAAATAGTATCGACACGCGAAAAACTTATGGAGCTGCTAAATAGCCCCGAGCACGAGATCACTGGTATGCTACCTGTTAACAACCAGGTGCTGTATGTTAATTATACGAAAACCAGTGATGCTGTAATACCGTCTAATATAGCAAATACTGTCATAGCTGCATACACCACAGCCCAAGCCCGTTTAAAACTTTACACCTATGTCGAACCGCTGGGTAAGCGTGCTCTGTACTGCGACACCGATTCCGTTATTTATGTCACGAGAAAAGAGCCTGGAGAGTATGAACCGCCAACGGGTCAATTGCTAGGGGATTTAACCGACGAGCTAAGCTCCTACGGCGAGGGCAGTTACATTAAGTCTTTCATCTCAGGCGGccctaaattttattctttcatagtTAATACGCCGAGCGGCGCGGAAAGCGAGGTTTGCAAGGTTAAAGGCATAACGCTGAATTACGCAAACAGTTCGCTGATAAATTACGAATCAATACGGTCATTTATAATaggtgagagagagaatccTGTTGTACTACAGTTTGATTCAATACGTCGTACACCATTCCACCAGGTTGTCACACGACCCGAAAAGAAATCGTGCATGCCTCTGAGCGTCAAGCGAAGACGTGATGGCGAATACGGTTCGCTCCCTTACGGTTACAAATAG
- the LOC122406323 gene encoding uncharacterized protein, which produces MSDESVRSCILGLLRLTKPHSAQLRRRCNDLWCYELLRLSGARLVNRLKYVIWWAPLRALVVAYNRGILSGRRVLDAVYDELQRRGVLEAPRVRGLVGEIRCYRQFYDAGSDEEEALAEATRAVEETDLERQTALYQPLHEEGAGEEPRASTSAAPAETIPQHFTIYRPFYDAVSDEEEEALAETTRAAEEADLEHQTALYQPQHEERPEEEPRASTSAASAEPVPLQPEFDDDEASTILNPSLMFSDRSDILAVYRHTRANDDDGAIAGPSYHHHRQQEDDDLVQPENQLGVYPLDAQQTEEEERLNEERLEARRFGLWFQELMECDSGYSSADSSRYWRTAISTRYTKVTICLFISDLYPITYAFV; this is translated from the exons ATGTCGGATGAATCAGTGCGTTCTTGTATTTTGGGTCTTTTACGTCTAACAAAACCGCATAGCGCTCAGCTGAGACGCCGGTGTAACGACCTATGGTGTTACGAGTTGCTGCGTTTATCGGGTGCTCGACTCGTGAACAGACTTAAATACGTGATCTGGTGGGCCCCTTTACGTGCTCTAGTGGTGGCCTATAACAGAGGCATATTAAGTGGTCGTCGAGTGCTGGATGCTGTGTATGACGAGTTACAGCGCCGCGGTGTTTTAGAAGCCCCCCGCGTAAGAGGCCTTGTCGGTGAAATCAGAT gctatcggcagttttacgatgcggggagtgacgaagaagaggctctcgctgaggCGACGAGAGCTGTGGAGGAAACGGATCTAGAGCGTCAAACAGCCCTCTACC AACCGTTGCACGAGGAGGGGGCAGGGGAAGAACCTAGAGCGAGCACCTCGGCAGCCCCGGCCGAGACGATACCGCAGCATTTTACCATATATCGGCCGTTTTACGACGCTGTgagtgacgaagaagaagaggctctcgctgagACGACGAGAGCTGCGGAGGAAGCGGATCTAGAGCATCAAACCGCCCTCTACC aaccgcAGCATGAGGAGAGGCCCGAGGAAGAGCCTAGAGCGAGCACCTCGGCAGCCTCGGCCGAGCCGGTACCGCTGCAGCCCGAATTTGATGACGACGAGGCGTCGACTATTCTCAACCCCTCCTTGATGTTTAGCGATCGGTCTGATATACTGG CTGTGTACCGGCACACCAGAGCTAACGATGACGACGGAGCGATAGCGGGTCCATCGTATCACCACCATCGTCAGCAGGAAGATGATGACCTCGTACAACCCGAGAATCAGCTGGGGGTGTATCCGCTGGACGCTCAACAGacggaggaggaggagcgtCTAAACGAGGAGCGATTAGAAGCTAGACGCTTCGGCCTATGGTTTCAAGAGCTGATGGAGTGTGATTCag GGTACTCGTCAGCTGACTCGTCTCGTTATTGGCGTACCGCGATTAGTACGAGGTACACTAAAGTTACAATATGCCTTTTTATCAGCGATCTCTACCCTATAACTTACGCTTTTGTTTGA
- the LOC122406324 gene encoding serine/arginine repetitive matrix protein 1-like, which produces MNGGSADPRLRRRASEGASTPPAPDTGREHLTTRPSEEPPLLVVNLDSDEEDELLRSPSDSNASSPPRKRWSPPGSPSRSPSPSPPRHRRREPRTPPRSPDPSPPRGRESRSTRRSPTPPRQRSPRPRSLSPLVILGELQEALKFDWSEEIDTNPLFNGIRPFASLLAASEYVRPGFVSALTDLVRALTHQGCGYCPIAEGLRPPRSMGSSATIREFPLTRESGTQTVEPEPLPLPAVPPPPQETAIREPEPANPSPPSNQAEASQATENRVTSELHPKRKPSRELPNKPAQRTRYGACYNCGSSRHARQECPEPPGIFCFRCGTRGVTVRTCPIHGPIYEKEQRNNTRPTPSRRRDDDRQGPQPHRNHARG; this is translated from the coding sequence ATGAACGGCGGAAGTGCAGACCCGCGGCTACGGAGGAGGGCCTCGGAGGGAGCCTCGACGCCACCAGCTCCCGACACCGGCAGGGAACACCTCACGACCAGACCATCTGAGGAACCCCCACTCCTGGTGGTGAATCTCGACAGCGACGAGGAGGACGAATTGCTACGCAGTCCCAGCGATTCGAACGCGAGTTCACCCCCGCGAAAGCGCTGGTCTCCGCCGGGCAGTCCGTCCCGCTCGCCCAGCCCATCACCGCCACGCCACCGCCGCCGCGAGCCGAGAACTCCGCCGAGGTCACCGGACCCCTCACCGCCTCGGGGACGGGAGTCGCGCTCGACTCGGCGCAGTCCCACCCCGCCGCGCCAGCGATCTCCCCGACCGCGCAGTCTATCGCCACTGGTGATCCTCGGGGAGCTACAGGAGGCGTTAAAATTCGACTGGTCAGAAGAAATAGACACCAACCCGCTCTTCAACGGCATCCGTCCCTTCGCCAGCCTGCTGGCCGCCAGCGAGTACGTCCGCCCGGGATTCGTTTCGGCCCTGACAGATTTGGTCCGCGCGCTCACTCACCAGGGCTGCGGCTACTGCCCCATCGCAGAGGGACTGCGACCTCCACGGAGTATGGGGTCCTCCGCTACGATTCGGGAGTTCCCTTTAACCCGGGAGAGCGGCACACAAACGGTGGAACCAGAGCCACTCCCGTTACCTGCCGTCCCGCCTCCACCTCAAGAAACGGCCATAAGGGAGCCCGAACCAGCGAACCCGTCACCACCAAGTAACCAAGCGGAGGCGAGCCAAGCGACGGAGAATCGGGTCACCAGTGAACTCCACCCGAAAAGGAAGCCCAGCCGAGAGCTACCCAATAAGCCCGCCCAACGAACCCGCTACGGGGCCTGTTACAACTGCGGTAGTTCCCGGCACGCCCGCCAGGAATGTCCGGAGCCCCCTGGAATCTTCTGCTTCCGTTGCGGAACCCGAGGGGTCACAGTGCGTACCTGCCCGATCCATGGACCCATTTACGAGAAGGAGCAGCGCAACAACACCCGTCCAACACCGTCGCGGCGTCGCGACGACGATCGCCAAGGCCCTCAACCGCACCGTAACCACGCACGGGGATAA